Below is a genomic region from Brassica rapa cultivar Chiifu-401-42 chromosome A08, CAAS_Brap_v3.01, whole genome shotgun sequence.
AGTAGTTTAAGGTGTTGGCCAGAGTTAAACAGAAGCTCTCCTTTTCTCTTTTAAATGTTTGAATTAACTTCCAACGGCTTGCCATGTCATTGTTATCCCCAAGTCACTGGTTTTTCTTCTTGCGGTAATACGCATTCTGATATCTATCAGGTTGATTCGAAACAACATAAGAAATCTGAAAATGAAGAAACAATTGATTTATACCGACTTAAAACATGACTTGCATTACTGCAGGCCAGGTGTCCCTGCGACAAGACTTCAGAGACACAAACACATAAAGGGAAATAGAAAACTAAGCCCACCAAAGCACACAGATTCTCACAATAATAGTGGCAAAACAATACAACAAAAGAGTTaccatattaattttaaaacgcATGAAGACGATTATAACATAGTAGATATCATCATGAACCAGCCATGTCTATATGAAGTAAGAATATGGCCGAGGGTGAATCCACAGAATACACCAGGTAGATAGGCTATTGCAGCAGCAGTCCAGCTCAACACTTGatctttttcttcatcttcatcttcatcttcttgctcTTGATTTATTGCTCCTTCTCCTCCACCGCAAGTTTTTTGGAGAGGAACACCGCACAGCTCAGGATTCTCAGCGAATGAAGAAATATTCTGGCTTTGAATTTGAGTGCCTTGTGGTATTGGACCTTCAAGCCTGTTGTATGAGAAATTCATCCACGCCAGAAAAGTGAGTTTCGCGATCTCCGGTGGGATTTTACCTGATAATTGGTTTTGAGATAGATCCAATGACTGAAGACTTGTTATATTTGACAAAGAGGGTGGAATACGGCCTGTGAAAGCGTTGTTTGACATGTTGAGCACAATCAGTTCCTTCAGTAAACCGATGGATTCGGGAATGCCTCCTTCGAATCTGTTTCCAGAGATATCGATGGTTTTGTAGATTGTGAAACCACTCCCAACCAGCTTCATATTCGATCCCTTGTTTGTCAGAGCAACGGACGCCTGATAGTACGGCTTGCCAACTCCTGAAAACCTATACTGCGAATCACCTTCGAAGTATACAACCGGTAATGACATTGCGCCCCAACCAGCAAAGAAATCTGATTGCAAGACCCCAGTGAACCTATTTCTCGAAATGTCAAAGATTCGCAGCTTGGGGAGACTGAAAGAACTTATTGGTCCGTGGAATTCGTTAGAACGAAGGACAAGAATCTCTAGATTAGGCAACACTCTCAACCAGAATGGAAAGGTGTCGCTGATTCTGTTCTCTTCCACGTTCAGAAACTGGAGACGAGTGCAGTTAATCAGAGACTTGGGCAGTCCTCCTGATAACCTGTTGTAACCAAGATCAAGTGATATCAGCATATTACTGATAAAATCTTCAGGAAAAACACTAGAGATGCTGTTATTCCGAAGATGCAAGACCGAAAGATAAGTACTCAAACAAAGAGGGATGGAGCCACTAAAGTTGTTGTTGGATAAAACAAGTCTTTCGAGATAAACTAAGTCACATATCGTCCTTGGAATCTCTCCCGAAAATAGATTGTCAGAGCCAAATAAGTAGTTTGTAGAGTTCGGTAACAAAGGAAACGGTTCTCGGAAAGCGTTTGAGCTTATATCAAGCGTAACTACTCCCCCGGTTCTTTGAATAACGTCGGCAGATCCATCAAAACCGCTTACGTAGTTCTGAGAGATGTTAACATGCGGTAtttccaatctccaaaaccacTCTGGTACTTTGCCTTCAATTTGATTGACAGAAATGTCTAATAACAGCAATCTGGTTTGGCTTTGTAGGAACTTGGGAAACTCAACGATATTACAGGATGATAAAAACAAGAAACCTAAATAGGGAAGACGGAGAGTTGAGCTGAACTTCAAATCATTCCCTGAAAGGTCTAGATAGCTAAGCGACTTAAGATGTGAGAGATAACTCAAGTCAACCATGATTCTTGTATTCATATAGTTGAGTTCAAGAGTTCGGAGCCCGGCAAGTTTTGACAAAGATCCTTGGATTGGCGCATCGAAATTGTTTTCTCCAAGAGACAAAACTTCAAGATTAGAAGGTGAAGAAATATTCTTAATCTCAATAGGACCACTGAAGCTGTTTCCTTCCAAATTAAGTTGAATCAAGGAAGGGATCATAAACAGAGGTGACGGTAAAGGTCCATAAAATAAATTTCCATTAATATCTAAATACTCCAGATTGGTGAGGCTACTCATGTTAGATGGGAGCATACCTTTGAACTTGTTGTAACTTAGGCTTATCTGAGTGAGCTCGCTTAGATTGAGTAGAACAGCAGGAAAGTTCCCACCAAGATTGTTATATCTTAGTTGCAACTCTGATAGTCGGTTTAGGTTGCCCATTGAATCTGGTAGCTCTCCAGAGAATTGATTAACAGAAAGATCAAGATCAGTGAGGTAAGAAAGATTTCCGAGCGAAGAAAGAATTTTTCCAAAGAAATTGCAGTAGCAAAGCTTCAAAACCCTTAAATATTTGAGGTTTCCAATGGAATCTGGTAGAATGCCCGGAAGATTGTTGGAGCTAAGATTAAGACTCTGAAGGTGTTGTAGTCTAAAAAGGCTACTATTAGATCTCAAAGGCCCGTTGAGGGAACTGCCCCACAGGTCCAACTCCACCACCGTACCTGTCTTAGAATCACATGAGATACCATCCCATGCACAACAATCAGTGTTGCTCCTCCACCTCTCTGTCTTCAAATCAGACTCCCACCAAGAGGAATCTAACTCTTGGACAGAGAATTCACTCTTGAACTCCCAAAGAGCATCTCTTTGGTCTGGAGGACACAAATGCTTAGCAGAAGAAGCGAAAACAAGTATTAAATCAGAAAGGGAGAACAGGAAACACAAGCTCCACATTATCATCTTCGTATCAAATGCAAGAATGcattatattttttctctttgtttttttttctactccTGTGAAAGAGTGATGCTTATGAATTATCTCTTACTACATTTATGGGAGAAAATAGAAAGCTTGACTCTTCAACAATCTCCTTTGAAAATAATTGGTGGATGGTCCACAAAGTCCTACAATCCAGATTTAGATATTAAACAACGTGGAGGATGAAAGGTTAGCCCACATTGTTTATTCTTTTTGGTATTTCGGGTATCGGGTTCGAGTTAGATGTTCTAGGTATTTCGGGTATCGAGTAATTTGAATAGAGGATTAGAGGATCCCGTTAATACATGACTTATTTTCGGTCGGATTCAGTTTGGGcagtttcgggttcggttcataTAGTAAAACTAGAACAGGAAAATACCCGGAAAATTTTAATTCTCATTTGGTTATGATTCTGGTTCGGTTATGTTGGGCAATTCAGATAATTCGGGTTAAATATTGGGCATTTGggtaaatataattaactaGGATGATTCGGACTAAAACTCTTGGATATTACTTTAGATACTTTCAGATACTTTCAGATACTTTCGATAGTTTagatactttataataatttttttcttcaaatattttgtatgctttaatagatttttaaattataaaatatatatttcttaaatgtatatataattaattttttaatatattcagGTGGCcgtttaatttttgatttggtTCTGGTTAGGTTCAATTATttaagatataaaaatataggaacCATTAGAGTATTTGAGAGTTTATGTCTGGTTATGGTTTTAGTATTTCTGTTTGGGTTCTAGTTTTTGTCTTCGGTTTGGGATTTTTTTCCAAGACCTAGTTAAGCTCTTTGATTTAAACATAGAATAATAAAGGTATATTTTTCTCTTTGCTACAATGGGTAGGTCCAAAATACaaatcaaacttttttttgtgattttggcaaAACATTCCTATTTTTTACGATTTTTGCGAAAAAACTCattttgaagttttggcggaaaaccaagggaaattttttattttttacgatcTCGACAAAAGAATTTATAGAACGTTGATTTTGCGGTTTCGGtgaaaaaaattgatttggcgaaaaaacttaattttttgttttagcaGAAAACAATGTTTTGACGGTTCTAGTGGAAGACAATGTTTTGACGGTTCtaacgaaaatattgattttgtggttttagcgaaaaaaacatgattttatgACTTTTGCTAGAAATTTATTTTACAGCTTTAGTAGAATTTTGCGAGTTTTGAGGAAAACTGATTTTAcaattttggtaaaaaaaaatatttttcgttTTTGCAGGAGGTTTTAATTTTTGGTGAGAAAATTGAGATATCTGAAGTAGACTTAGTTAGACTTATTAGAAACATGGACGTAAAATTCAAACAAAGTACAAATATCATATACATGGACGGAGAATGAAGCTCCTATTTGGAATACTAGGTTGAGACATACATTTTGTGGAGGATGAGTTTggtaaaaaaaagatatgataAAAGTATTAAATCATGCATAGTATGCAATAGTGATTATTGTATTACAGATAGTATAAAGTGGAttaataagtatataaatccAATAGACAAAAAGAAAGCATTGAATTATTATTCAGTATGCTACAATTAGGCCGTGCTCACTTACCGTACTGACccttttgtataaatattttgtgtgggCTAAAAACATTTTATGGGCTCATCGCAGcttgattttattaatttattggatatattttaaaatagtgtAATTGAAGTGTCTATTAGgcctgggcgttcgggtacccaatcgggttcggatcgggtatttcgggtTTCGGTTCTTTCGGGTTTCCAATACAAAGACTCATTCGAGTATATATAAATTACGGGTTGGGTTCGAGTCGGGTCCAACCGGGTTCGGGTAGGTTCGGTTCCGAGATTGAAGAACCGTAAAGTAACCAAATACTCATTGTACTTGAAATTATTGTGGTTACATTTACCCGAAGTAACCATTCGGTTCCAAATTGTAACcgaaataaccaaacaaaaaaaaacttaaaacgaatACTTGACCATAATACTTAACAAAAATCTCATTTCTCCATTGCTTTCATAGTTTAAATCACTTCAGTTCATTTTTCTTGTCTTGGTTGGATATCATGATCTGAAATAAAGTTATAAACAAGTAACTTAAAAACGAAAACATGAATATCAACCATGTCACCATTTCATACTCATCACATAAACACTTACTTTGAACTGTTTGCAGCTTTGAAGATGTTTATGGAGGTTAGATGTGCCAAAATTAGGCACACAAGCAAAAGTGTTGTTGCAATAGTGACATATACATTTGTTTTGGTTGTCTTCTGTTCTTGTGTAGTGCTCCCAAATAGCTGATCTACTCATCATCTTCTACTCTTGTTGGCTCTTGACTCTTATGAATAGAGAAAGATTACCACAGAGAGTTTGGAATATAAAGACTTCATCAGTTTCAAACTTTGAAAATTACAGTTTGAATTGTATAAATCGAGACTGAAGGAGTCAAAGGGGTTTggaaataacaataataatggCAGAAACACATAGGTAGAGGTATAATTAAACTGAAAATTTCATTCCATATTTGAAAAAGGAACAAAACACACACCAATCCTTTTCTTAACCGCAATGCAAGTTTTCAAAACAACAAAGAACCaacaacaaacaacaacaaGAGACCAAACTAAAAAACAAACCGAGAACATCAAAATATTGCAAAGAAACGAACCAAGCACATCCGCAACTCAAAGCGCATCATCCACTTCTCCAAAGCTCCTCCTTGACTCATTCTTCTTGTGTTGGTTGAGAATCAAACTCTGAAACAAGTTATAAAGAAAAGCATTGtcaagaaaatattatataaaagttataaGTGATAACTGATTAGTTATAAGTGATATACCTCTCTTGAGCTTGTCTTCATACTCGAATTCACTTAGAATCTGTTCCATTGTCACCACTCTGCCTTCACTGCCACGCATGTCTGCCTTCATCCATTGCTCAGAACACATTAGAACTTCAATCATATAGTGAGTTAggcaactcctatgaggttaaTGATTCGGCCACTAGTGCTAAAGGCACTTTCAGAAGCAACAGAAGAGACTTGAATGGCAAGGACATCACGAGCAATCTCTGCAAGAATAGGAAACTTGGAGTAATGCACCTTCCACCAAGACAGAACATCAAACTCCACTCCAAGCATGGTTCTCGGATTGACAACACTCTCTTTCAGATAAGTTTCCAACTCATCTTGTGCTTCTCGAACTTCTATCAGCTCAACCAACTCCTCATACATGCAATCCATCCTCTCATACCCAAAATCATCAATCAAGTCGATCCTTTCATCTGTTGTCTGCTCCTGGCTACCAAATGATGCAGCTTGTGTCGGCTGAGATGCTTCAACGCCTAAACCAGGACCAAACCGAGCACTGTACTCTTTGAACAGATCGCAAAGGACAATCATGACAGACTGAGACATTTCTTTAGCATCCGTGGTATCTTTCCCGTAGAGTTTCTCAAAACACATCTTAGCAAACTGCATCTTCTTTCTAGGATCAAACACTGTTGCTACTATCAACATCTTGTTGATGTTCCTCATACCATCCCAATACTTATCGAATTTCTTAACCATCTCCTCAGCCTTAGCCTTCAACTCTAAGTCTAAACTATTAGTCAATCCTATCAGGTTCTTCTCTATTGTTACTATCTCACCGTAACACTTAAAAAAGTTCAGAGAAGTGGATGCTGATACAACCAAGGTAGAGTTGTAGAAGATAACGAGGAACCGGACTAACCTCTCAATCGCCTTCCAGTCTACCATCTCAGGAGGTCCAATGCGCTTGATTCCATTATCAAACTCCAAGAAGTAATCATTATATAGCCTGTCCTCTGCCTCCATCTTGTTGAATGCAACCCTGAACTCAAGAGCTTTTCACAACATCAAATAGGTAGAGTTCCATCGAGTCTTGCAATCTAAAGGCAAACTGCCTCTTGTTAACTTCCCTGAATCAACCCTCAGTTCAAACGATCTTAGCCTAGTAGTGTTTGATCTTACATAGCAAATAGCATTACGAATAGCAGAAACATTAACATCCACAGCAGCCAAACCATCTTTCACTATCAAGTTTATGATGTGTGCAGAACAACGCAAATGCATATAATCCCCAGAAAGCACCATTGCATCATTACCAAGCAAACCAAAACTAGTCTTAAACTTCCTAAGAGCCGATGAATTTGCAGTTGCGTTGTCAACAGTGATGCAGAAAATCTTTTCTGTACCCCAATCAGCTAAACATTCAAGTAGAACTGTTGAAATGGTCTGACCTTTGTGATCAGTGATGTACTTAAAGCCGAGGATCAGCTTCTTCAGTTTCCAAGATGCATCAATGAAATGAGCTGTGATCACCATATAACTAGCACCTATACgaaaccaaacaaacacaagTTAGTCTTGAGCgaaaccaaacaaacacaagTTAGCCGAGGATCAGCTTCTTAAGCTAAGGAAAACTAGCATCATTACCTGTAGCTTGAGCGACCCATATATCAGTTGTAAGAGACACTCTCTGTTTGTTAACTTTGAACCATTCCTTCAGTGCAGCTTTCTTCTTCACATACATCTCAACAATGTGTCTTGTTGCGGTCCTCCTCGACTGTGGCTTGGGCAGATTCACTTTGTTGCAGAACCACTTCCATGCTAAGCTTTCAACAAAGGAAAGTGGCAGCTCACCAATGACAAGCATCTTGTTTGTAGCTTCCCAGACCACAACATCTGAAACCTTGGCGTCCTTCAGATAACCATCTTCATTGATCGCAGGCTGAATACGAACCATTCCCTCTTCCCAAGCTTTGTAATGTTTGCAGGTGGTAAGATGTTTCTGCAGGTTAGACGTCCCTGATTTGGTTGGACAAGCGAACGTCTTCTTGCAATAGTGACAGACGCATTTGTCTCGATTCTCTGTCGTCCTTGTGTAGTGTTCCCAAATACTTGACCGTACGCTAATCGTCTTAGTTGCCTTCTCTGGTTGAGACGTAGCTCTGCTTGAGCCGGggacttcttttctttttcctctACTATCAGGAGTTGAAAACTCTTGTTGTGTTCCATCTATCTCCTGCTCTCTTTGATTGCCATTGTCTTTTCCATTCGGAGTTGTTGATGAATCCATCTACAAAATATAAACAAGATAATCAGTCAACAACAATGAACCGTGATTGAAGAATAATAATGAAAGATCGATCAAACTAGAGATCAAATACGAACGTATAAAGAATCAATcgaaaaaaagaaataagaatTAAGTGTTTATGATTGTAAACCTTAGACTGAGTTATTTCGCTGTGAATTGTGAAGGAGCTGCATCGATCAAGACTCTCCATTTATAGAGAATCAGATGTAGGGTTTATGTGATTCGGTTTCGATTCTCTCAGAGACGATCGACGTTCTCGAGAGGAGTCACCGTCTCCACGAAGAGGAAGAGGTGGATTGAAAGAATCAAAGAATTAAAGCTTAATGCTTTACGGTCGGGCGTGATGTTTTAATTAGTGCTTTGGTTCAATCGGATACTCAAATGAGTATCGGTTATTCATCGAACCGAACCGTAACCCGAACATAGTGAAATACAAAACCCAAACGGGTATTTCTGAAGAACCGAATCTTCCCGAA
It encodes:
- the LOC103833284 gene encoding receptor-like protein 47, coding for MIMWSLCFLFSLSDLILVFASSAKHLCPPDQRDALWEFKSEFSVQELDSSWWESDLKTERWRSNTDCCAWDGISCDSKTGTVVELDLWGSSLNGPLRSNSSLFRLQHLQSLNLSSNNLPGILPDSIGNLKYLRVLKLCYCNFFGKILSSLGNLSYLTDLDLSVNQFSGELPDSMGNLNRLSELQLRYNNLGGNFPAVLLNLSELTQISLSYNKFKGMLPSNMSSLTNLEYLDINGNLFYGPLPSPLFMIPSLIQLNLEGNSFSGPIEIKNISSPSNLEVLSLGENNFDAPIQGSLSKLAGLRTLELNYMNTRIMVDLSYLSHLKSLSYLDLSGNDLKFSSTLRLPYLGFLFLSSCNIVEFPKFLQSQTRLLLLDISVNQIEGKVPEWFWRLEIPHVNISQNYVSGFDGSADVIQRTGGVVTLDISSNAFREPFPLLPNSTNYLFGSDNLFSGEIPRTICDLVYLERLVLSNNNFSGSIPLCLSTYLSVLHLRNNSISSVFPEDFISNMLISLDLGYNRLSGGLPKSLINCTRLQFLNVEENRISDTFPFWLRVLPNLEILVLRSNEFHGPISSFSLPKLRIFDISRNRFTGVLQSDFFAGWGAMSLPVVYFEGDSQYRFSGVGKPYYQASVALTNKGSNMKLVGSGFTIYKTIDISGNRFEGGIPESIGLLKELIVLNMSNNAFTGRIPPSLSNITSLQSLDLSQNQLSGKIPPEIAKLTFLAWMNFSYNRLEGPIPQGTQIQSQNISSFAENPELCGVPLQKTCGGGEGAINQEQEDEDEDEEKDQVLSWTAAAIAYLPGVFCGFTLGHILTSYRHGWFMMISTML